Within the Prevotella scopos JCM 17725 genome, the region GTTTTCTCCCCAAGTCCATACGGGTACTTGAACTGTTATTCCAATGTTCCATAAATCGGTAAAACGCTTCTGAAAACCATTAAAGAGATTCGGATTAGACACGGAATAACCAGCTGTAAGAAGTACATGAGGCATATTAAGCGAACGAATAAGTTTGGTGTTCTGTATGCTCATATCAACTGCATTCTGTAAGAGACGTAACTCTGGACGAGCTTCGTTAAGCCCAGTAGTATCTGAAGAAGATACAGTGTAGTTATCAAATTGTGTAGAAGGAGTAGGAGGGAGGTCAACATCACCTTCATCCGAGAGCAAGATATCACCATTTAATTCAAGACCACAAAGCTCACACAATGCCATCTTTGCCAATGATACACCACTCTCGATACGTGCAATCTGCATATCAGCTGTGTTGACTGCAACCTCTACTTTTAAGCCATCAGCACGTGTAGCCACGCCTTCACGTATCATCTTCTTAACATCATCATTCAGCTTTTGGGCTAAGTCACGATACCGTTTTGCCAATGATTCTTTCTTTTTTAAAGAGATTGCTAACCAATAAGCATTATCTACGCCATAAAGCACCAACTGTCGCTTGAGGCTGATATTGTTCTGTGCAACCTGCTCACCAATAGCTGCCATATCGTTAGCTGCTTTAATAGCACCACCCATATAAATAGGTTGATTGACAACAATACCACCGGCATAGACGTTCTTTGTGTTTGAACGAAATGCGTCATTGATACTTTGTCCAATATTGTTTCCTACCTGAGTGAGTGGTGTAGCAACATTGCTAAAGAGCTGACCAAGTTGCTGAGCCATCTGTGGACTGAGGATACCTTGCTGTGCTAACGAGGTCAAGTTCTGTCCGATCTGACCACCTAACTGCCCAAAAGTATTTGTTCCGAGATTACTAAAAGTATTCTTCTGGTCGTCACTGAGGAGTGATATCTCGCGTGAAAAATGTTGATATCCTGCTAGCGCATCAACACGTGGCAGAAATTTAGTCTTAGCAGCTTTATGCACATTTTCAGCCATTTCAACAGTCATATGCGACACCTTGATTTGCCGATTGTTCTGTAAAGCCAGCTCTCGGCATTGCTGCAAAGAATACACGCCTTGTGCATGAATGCTCAAGGTTGCATTCCAAAACAATAGGATGGTGAGTATTTTTTTCATTATCTGAATTTTCTCAATATAACTAAATGCAAAAGTACTCCTTTTGTTAGGATTAACAAGGAAAATGATGTCGTTATTCATTAAAATCCAAAAATATGTCTATTTTTAGGGAAAGATAGGACAATTTTAGAAAATATTGTTTATCTTTGCACATGAGATTTGTATAAAATACAAGTACGAAAACATTTCATACGGTGAACAAAAATAATTTCTTTTATCGTGCATTTGACCTCTATTATGACGGGTTTCGGCACATGACATTGGGTAAAACACTTTGGACAGTGATAATAGTTAAGTTAGCTATTATGTTCCTTGTGTTAAAGATATTCTTCTTCCCAAATTTTTTGAAAGAGAATGCGAAAAAAGGGAAAGAAGGTGATTTCATTGAACAGCAATTGATGAAAAGATAACCAACTTCAATTATTTTCATTAATGATTACCAATAGTAAATATTCAATTCTTAACATTTTAATAAATAACAAAAACAATGGAAAACCTACTTTTAGCCATTGATCCAGGAACTGTTGACTGGTCACGTGCACAGTTTGCACTGACAGCCATCTATCACTGGCTTTTCGTTCCCTTGACACTGGGTTTAGCTGTCGTAATGGGAATCATGGAGACTTGTTATTATCGCACCCGAAAGGAGTTTTGGCGTACTGCAGCTCGTTTTTGGCAGCGATTGTTTGGTATTAACTTTGCCATGGGTGTTGCCACTGGTATCATCCTTGAGTTCGAGTTTGGAACGAACTGGAGCAACTATTCTTGGTTCGTTGGTGACATCTTTGGTGCACCACTTGCCATTGAAGGAATCTTGGCTTTCTTTATGGAGTCAACATTCGTTGCTGTGATGTTCTTCGGTTGGAACAAGGTTTCAGCTGGCTTCCACCTCGCTTCTACATGGCTCACTGGTTTGGGAGCAACGCTCTCAGCATGGTGGATTCTCGTGGCTAATGCGTGGATGCAGTATCCTATCGGTTGTACATTCAATCCTGATACGATGCGTAATGAGATGACCTCATTCCTCGACGTTGCGCTGAGTCCATTTGCAATTGACAAGTTCACACACACCATTACTTCTTCTTGGATATTGGGTGCAGCATTCACAGTAGGTGTAAGTTGCTGGTATCTGCTTCGTAAACGTCACATAGAGCTTGCAAAGGAGAGTATTAAGGTAGGTGCAGCTGTTGGTCTTGTAGCTTCCCTTTTAGCAGGTTCTACAGGTCATAACTCTGCTTATATGGTAGCGCAATCACAGCCAATGAAACTCGCTGCAATGGAAGCTCTCTATGAAGGAGGTACTGATCAGAGTTTGACAGCAGTAGCTTGGGTGAACCCATTTGAGCAGCCTGATTACATGAACCAGTCTGAACCTCCTATGCGAATAGCTGTACCTAACATGCTTTCTATCCTTGCAACAAAGGATGCTCATGGTTATGTTCCAGGTGTAAAGGATATTATCCGTGGTTATAAGAAGGCTGACGGCACAATGGAACCATCGTTGAAGGAGAAGCAGGAACGTGGTCGTAATGCCATCCAAGCACTTAAAGACTATCGTGCAGGAAAGGACAAAGAGTCTAATCTCAAAGTTCTTGAAAAGGATATGAAGTACTTCGGCTATGGATATATTAAAGATGCAGAGCAGATTGTACCATTCATCCCTGTTAACTTCTGGTCATTCCGAATCATGGTTGGCCTTGGCTGTTTCTTCATTCTTATCTTTGCAGTGATGTTGTTCGTTGTTTACAAGAAGGACATTAGTCGTCCACGCTGGTTGCAGAGAGTAGGTATTGCACTCATCCCATTAGCTTTTATTGCAAGTGAGTGTGGATGGCTTGTTGCCGAATTTGGCCGCCAGCCATGGACAATCCAGGATATGCTTCCAACATGGGCAGCAGTGAGCGACCTCTCAAGTGGTGGTATCGCATTCACCTTCTTCCTCTTCCTTGTTCTCTTTACTGCAATGTTGACAGTTGAAGTTAGTATTATGTGTAAGCAAATTAAGAAAGGACCAGAACTATGACATACGATTTTCTGCAACAC harbors:
- a CDS encoding TolC family protein: MKKILTILLFWNATLSIHAQGVYSLQQCRELALQNNRQIKVSHMTVEMAENVHKAAKTKFLPRVDALAGYQHFSREISLLSDDQKNTFSNLGTNTFGQLGGQIGQNLTSLAQQGILSPQMAQQLGQLFSNVATPLTQVGNNIGQSINDAFRSNTKNVYAGGIVVNQPIYMGGAIKAANDMAAIGEQVAQNNISLKRQLVLYGVDNAYWLAISLKKKESLAKRYRDLAQKLNDDVKKMIREGVATRADGLKVEVAVNTADMQIARIESGVSLAKMALCELCGLELNGDILLSDEGDVDLPPTPSTQFDNYTVSSSDTTGLNEARPELRLLQNAVDMSIQNTKLIRSLNMPHVLLTAGYSVSNPNLFNGFQKRFTDLWNIGITVQVPVWTWGENKYKVRASKTATSIAQMEMVDVRKKIDLEIEQNRLRLKDANKQLATSHKNMAAAEENLRCANVGFKEGVMTVTEVMAAQAAWQTARTAIIDAEISVKLAQSGLQKALGGL
- a CDS encoding DUF4492 domain-containing protein → MNKNNFFYRAFDLYYDGFRHMTLGKTLWTVIIVKLAIMFLVLKIFFFPNFLKENAKKGKEGDFIEQQLMKR
- a CDS encoding cytochrome ubiquinol oxidase subunit I, whose translation is MENLLLAIDPGTVDWSRAQFALTAIYHWLFVPLTLGLAVVMGIMETCYYRTRKEFWRTAARFWQRLFGINFAMGVATGIILEFEFGTNWSNYSWFVGDIFGAPLAIEGILAFFMESTFVAVMFFGWNKVSAGFHLASTWLTGLGATLSAWWILVANAWMQYPIGCTFNPDTMRNEMTSFLDVALSPFAIDKFTHTITSSWILGAAFTVGVSCWYLLRKRHIELAKESIKVGAAVGLVASLLAGSTGHNSAYMVAQSQPMKLAAMEALYEGGTDQSLTAVAWVNPFEQPDYMNQSEPPMRIAVPNMLSILATKDAHGYVPGVKDIIRGYKKADGTMEPSLKEKQERGRNAIQALKDYRAGKDKESNLKVLEKDMKYFGYGYIKDAEQIVPFIPVNFWSFRIMVGLGCFFILIFAVMLFVVYKKDISRPRWLQRVGIALIPLAFIASECGWLVAEFGRQPWTIQDMLPTWAAVSDLSSGGIAFTFFLFLVLFTAMLTVEVSIMCKQIKKGPEL